One Carassius auratus strain Wakin unplaced genomic scaffold, ASM336829v1 scaf_tig00216852, whole genome shotgun sequence DNA window includes the following coding sequences:
- the LOC113099064 gene encoding NACHT, LRR and PYD domains-containing protein 3-like, translating into MFVMERVNTINMKDMTEKKSNDLQKTPIKRKYSGTTKKLEDPPKENIFEMKKVSQMDKGSKRSRIKNGNSIKTQFGNVALQRHDNILQYNNNKSPTSLRRSSIQNSDQYLQDFRIDQKNGGTVVAPNIQGSTIAGDVIVNLNGISQVSRCTSRNKKEILQSIKNKMKSRMMKDSERILEGSLQQSVSLNKIYTQLFIINDESDPINKEHEIWQIETTNDFNTSAQTVINYNDILKPPLGENRTMKMVLTKGIAGIGKTVTVQKFVNDWASGKANQDLEFVFLLPFREMNLRERENQSLLDLLCAFYPEFKEARPISDWICDRNVLFILDGLDEYKNKLSFQTSIFSDVAKEASLDVLLENLLRGKLLPSAHLWITSRPVAANQLPSEIFRRGYVTQIRGFTDEQKEEYFTRQFEDPDLTQTVTRHLKSHKSLWILCHIPLFCWISSVVLKTIIKSQNKDRDMPSNQTEMHIHYLLIQTGLSHNKYQGKNVSPEDALVRYKELIKKLAALAYWELKKQNAIFNKEDLRKYYITPDEALRYPGIITCVSESNFGYNRTKFFSFVHLSVQEFFAALFAFHEFLSGNQDSLKLTKVKNRENLSDFLKSVIDMAVESKNEHLDLFNCFLFGISCDSSRRLLKGFLPHLEDSSSEDHKKVTKYIKSLRRKDLSPERCFSLVRCIVELKDRSFLQIPESSRTKKPLTLFQCTLLAFRFVMSDTDHDEFVLRKFNITLEGFQRFSPAITCFRKAMLKGSDFTEKHCEILVPFLTSPNSHLTHLDLSHNSLGLSALNQLSRAFCDLKCQIQMLNLSHNNLQSQDMELFKNLLSGSNVNLKILDLSDNNIEDEGVKILSAGLRSANCHLEVLKLSGCQIQEGVLKLLSSLKETLRELDLQYNVLGKILEKKVCVKVRVLKDKLPLLRIYTGGVCNHQPGLYKYAVMLTFDPQTANEYLCLSEDNTVAVRKRERQQFPASNERFDKCNQVLCCQPLSGRCFFTVDVIGTGVNIGVACKGIKRKGADDTVRLGRNKMSWCLCCSKTACVAHDKITESLTKPLQTESTRKLGVFMDREAGSVSFYKLSPDSEPELLHMFDAEFPQDQELYAAFSIQEPDSSVRLRQASL; encoded by the exons ATGTTTGTGATGGAGCGCGTGAACACAATCAACATGAAAGATATGACCGAGAAGAAGAGcaatgatttacagaagacaccgaTCAAACGCAAGTACAG CGGAACAACCAAGAAGTTGGAAGACCCTCCGAAGGAGAAcatttttgaaatgaaaaaagtatcacaaatGGACAAGGGCTCCAAAAGGAGCCGTATCAAAA aTGGTAACAGCATTAAAACACAATTTGGAAATGTGGCACTTCAACGGCATGACAACATTCtacaatataacaataataaaagtcCTACATCACTCAGACGATCATCAATTCAAAATTCAGACCAGTATCTTCAAGATTTCAGAATTGATCAGAAAAACGGTGGCACAGTAGTTGCTCCAAACATACAAGGATCCACAATAGCTGGTGATGTTATAGTGAACTTAAATGGG ATCTCACAGGTGTCTCGCTGCACCTCAAGAAACAAAAAGG AAATTCTTCAGAGCATAAAGAATAAGATGAAATCAAGAATGATGAAGGACTCTGAGAGGATTTTGGAGGGAAGCTTACAACAGTCAGTCTCTCTAAACAAGATCTACACTCAACTGTTCATCATCAATGACGAGTCAGACCCCATCAATAAAGAACACGAGATCTGGCAGATTGAGACGACAAATGATTTCAACACATCAGCGCAGACAGTAATAAACTACAATGATATTCTTAAACCACCCTTGGGTGAAAATAGGACAATGAAGATGGTTTTGACAAAAGGAATCGCTGGAATCGGGAAAACAGTCACTGTGCAGAAGTTTGTCAACGACTGGGCGAgcggaaaagccaatcaggatctAGAGTTTGTTTTTCTGCTCCCATTCAGGGAGATGAACTTACGTGAGCGAGAAAACCAGAGTCTTCTTGACCTTCTTTGTGCCTTTTACCCAGAATTCAAAGAGGCGAGACCGATCTCTGACTGGATCTGTGATAGAAACGTTCTGTTCATCTTAGACGGTCtggatgaatataaaaataagttgAGCTTTCAAACCAGCATTTTTTCAGATGTTGCTAAAGAAGCCTCGCTGGATGTTCTTCTAGAAAACCTTCTAAGAGGAAAACTGCTTCCATCCGCACACCTGTGGATCACCAGCCGACCTGTGGCAGCTAACCAGCTTCCATCGGAGATCTTCAGACGGGGATATGTCACGCAGATCagaggattcacagatgaacaaaaggaggagtacttcacGAGGCAGTTTGAGGATCCAGATCTCACCCAAACAGTCACCCGTCACCTGAAGTCTCATAAGAGCCTGTGGATATTGTGCCACATACCTCTCTTTTGTTGGATTTCATCAGTTGTTCTGAAAACCATcattaaaagtcaaaataaagACAGGGACATGCCCTCAAATCAGACAGAAATGCATATCCATTATCTGCTCATTCAGACTGGGTTAAGCCACAACAAATATCAAGGGAAAAACGTGTCACCAGAAGACGCTCTCGTAAGGTACAAAGAACTGATTAAGAAACTGGCAGCATTAGCATACTGGGAGCTGAAGAAACAGAATGCCATCTTCAATAAAGAAGACTTGAGGAAATATTATATCACTCCTGATGAAGCTCTTCGATATCCTGGCATCATCACCTGTGTCTCTGAGAGCAATTTTGGATATAACAGGACTAAGTTTTTCAGCTTTGTCCATCTCAGCGTCCAGGAATTCTTTGCAGCCTTGTTTGCTTTTCATGAATTTTTATCAGGAAACCAAGACTCCCTAAAATTAACTAAagtgaaaaatagggaaaatttGTCTGATTTTCTCAAAAGCGTGATTGATATGGCAGTCGAAAGTAAAAATGAACACTTGGATCTTTTTAACTGTTTCCTCTTTGGAATTTCTTGTGATTCCAGCAGACGTTTACTCAAAGGATTCCTGCCTCATTTGGAAGACAGTAGTTCAGAAGATCACAAAAAAGTGACCAAGTACATTAAGTCTTTGAGGAGGAAAGATCTGTCCCCCGAGAGATGCTTCAGTCTCGTCCGTTGCATCGTGGAGCTCAAAGACAGATCTTTTTTGCAGATTCCTGAAAGCTCACGGACCAAAAAGCCCCTCACACTGTTCCAGTGCACGCTTCTGGCTTTCCGGTTTGTGATGTCAGATACAGACCATGATGAGTTTGTCCTCAGGAAATTCAACATCACTTTAGAAGGATTTCAGAGATTCTCTCCAGCCATTACATGCTTCAGAAAGGCTAT GCTCAAAGGAAGCGACTTTACAGAGAAACACTGTGAAATCCTGGTGCCTTTTCTTACCTCACCAAACTCTCACCTGACTCATCTTGATCTGAGCCACAATAGTCTGGGACTGTCTGCACTGAATCAACTTTCTAGGGCCTTCTGTGATCTCAAATGCCAGATTCAGATGCTGAACCTCAGCCACAACAACCTTCAGAGTCAGGACATGGAGCTCTTCAAGAATTTGCTTTCAGGATCAAATGTGAATCTGAAAATCCTGGACCTCAGTGACAATAATATAGAGGACGAAGGAGTAAAAATCCTCTCTGCTGGGCTGCGGAGTGCAAATTGTCATCTTGAAGTTCTGAA ACTCTCAGGCTGTCAGATTCAAGAAGGAGTTTTGAAGTTGCTGTCATCTTTGAAAGAAActctgagagaactggacctgcAGTATAATGTCCTCGGAAAGATCTTGGAAAAGAAAGTTTGTGTGAAAGTTCGTGTACTGAAGGATAAGTTGCCCTTACTGAG AATTTACACTGGAGGAGTCTGCAACCACCAACCAGGACTGTACAAAT ATGCTGTCATGCTCACCTTTGACCCTCAGACGGCTAACGAATACCTCTGTCTGAGCGAGGACAACACTGTAGCTGTTCGTAAGAGAGAGAGGCAACAGTTTCCTGCTAGTAATGAAAGATTTGACAAGTGCAACCAGGTCCTGTGCTGCCAGCCGCTGTCAGGACGTTGCTTCTTTACGGTGGATGTGATCGGGACAGGGGTGAACATTGGTGTGGCCTGTAAGGGAATCAAGAGGAAAGGTGCAGATGACACAGTACGTCTGGGACGCAATAAGATGTCATGGTGTTTATGTTGCTCAAAAACTGCATGTGTGGCTCATGACAAAATAACTGAATCACTAACTAAACCGCTTCAAACAGAGTCCACCAGAAAACTCGGTGTGTTCATGGACCGGGAGGCTGGTTCTGTTTCCTTCTATAAGTTGAGCCCAGACTCAGAGCCTGAACTCTTGCACATGTTTGATGCAGAGTTTCCTCAGGACCAGGAACTTTATGCTGCGTTCAGTATTCAGGAACCAGACAGCTCAGTCCGTttaaggcaagcatcactatAA